The sequence below is a genomic window from Actinokineospora baliensis.
GACAGCAGCGCGACCCGCGTCAGGTCCACCACGACCACCCTGGGCTCCGGCGCGGCCGAACACGCCGCGAGCAGCCGGTCGCGCAGCGGGGCCACGTCCACGGCGGCGACGTCGCCGACGACCCGCACCACCGCGGCCCGCTCGGTCACCGCCAGATCGATCTCGACGCCGTCCACCAACACCTCGTCACACCACAGGGAGCCACAACCGGCGCCCCATCATGCTCCACGGCGCCCGAACGGGCCACGCGGCACCCGGGAACCACCCGATCGGCCCAGACCGGACCGGTACTGTTCTGAATGGACAATCCCTAGTGGACTCGGCGCGCCGCGGCCGACCGACCACGGCGCGCCGGGACCCGACCTACCGGATGCGCTTGATCTCGCCCCTGGCGCGGTAGAACGACCCGCTGGCCGAGGTGATGACCTCGGTGACCACGTAGCGGGCACCGGGCACGCGGATGTTCTTGGGGAACTGGACGCCCCAGCTGGAGTCGTAGCCCTCGGAGACCACGTGCACCCGGACGCGGCCGTTGTGCTGGACGCACTCGACGATGACGCCGTCGGTCGGCGCGGTGATGACCTCGACCTCGGCGGTGGCCTCGACGCGGTCCAGGCTGCCCGCCTTGATGTCGTGGCGGGTGGGCAGCTGCCCCTGCTCCGCGGCGTGCACCGCGGCCGGGCTGGCGTCCACACAGGCCAGTGAGCCGTCGGTGGTCACCAGGTACAGCCGCTCGTCGCGGTACTGCATGGAGTACGCCGAACCGCAGCCGGTACCCAGTTTCCACAGCCGGGTGCCGTCGGCGGCGAAGCAGTACACAGAGGACTGGTTGTCGCCCGCGAAGACGAACTCGCCGTCCGGGGAGGTGGCGCAGGAGAACACGGCGGCGTCGCAGCGGTAGGCGGCCCGCTCGCGGCCGTCGGACTTGGCGAAGCGGTGCACCCAGCCCCGGCTGGTCCCGGCGAAGACCTCGGCGCGCTCCTGCCAGCCGAACAGCACGCTGCCGGAGGTGTCGGTGTGCCACACGCGGTCGCCGCGGCCGGAGTAGTGCGTGACGCCGCTGGAGTCGCCGTGGAAGACGCCCTCGGCCGAGTTGCGGACCATCCACGCGCTGTCGCCGGTGCTGGGCCGCGACCACTGGAACTCGTCCTCGTGGTCGACGACGGTGACGCCGCCGTGCCGGTCGGACACGCCGAGCACGCCGTCGTGGATGTCGAGCCAGTAGATGTCGACATCGCCCGCGATCTCGTAGGCCACCCGGGGCACCTTCGCGCCCAGGTCGTAGACGTTGCCGTCGTCGCACCCGGCGTAGACCCAGAAGTCGTCGGCGACGATGCACTTGACCGAGTCCGGCAGGCCGAACCGGCCGGTGACCTGGCCGTCGTGGGTCAGCGTGTAGACGTCGCCGTTCTCGTTGCCGACCCAGGCGCGGTCCTCGCCGATGAAGATCCCGAACGCCGGCGCGCCGGAGGCGAAGCGCCACAGCACCGGGGCCTGCCGCGCGGTGGAGCGGGTGGAGACGATCTCGCGCCTGCTGACCGGCCTGCGCTGGCGCTCGCCCTTGACCGCGGGTGCGTAGCCCTTGCGGACCTTCTCGCCGACCTTCTTCGCCGCCGCCGCGAGCGCCTTGGCGTGGTCGGCGAAGGCGGCGGTCCTGACCTGGCCCTGCTCCCCGATCCGCCCGTAGGTGATGGTCACCTCGGTGTCCTCGACGCGCACCTCGTAGAACTTGTGCGCACCGCCGCCGGTCTCGGACAACTCCAGGTAGGTCGTGGCCGACATCAACGTCTGTTCCCCTCTCCGTGAACTGTGGATCACCCTATAGAGGGACTCCGACAGTTCTTGACCGTCCATTGCGCACCCCGGGGAGAGGTCCGGGGTGCGCTGCGCCGCCGTCTACTCCGCTGGGGCGACCGTCAGCCGGGCCAACCGGCGCTCGTCCGGCCAGCGCACGTTGCGCGCCCAACCCGCCTTCTCGAACAGCCAGATCACCCGGGCGGAGATGTCGAACTGGCCGCGGCGCACCCCGTGCCGCGCCGAGGTCGGGTCGGCGTGGTGCAGGTTGTGCCAGGACTCGCCGAAGGACAGGATCGCCAGCGGCCAGAAGTTCGCCGACTTGTCGCGGCTGGTGAACGGCCGGTCGCCGACCATGTGGCAGATCGAATTGACCGACCAGGTGATGTGGTGCAGGAACGCGACCCTGGCCAGCCCGGCCCACAGGAACCCGGTCAGCAGCCCCCACCAGGACCAGGTGATCAGCCCGACCAGCACGCCGGGCAGGCCGACGCTGAGCACGACCCACAGCGGGAACAGCCGGTCGACCGCGCGGATGTCGGGGTCGGCGGCCAGGTCGGGGGCGAACCGCTCGACGTTGGTGCGGTCGCTGCCGAACAGCCAGCCCATGTGCGCGTGCCAGAACCCCTTGGCCAGCGCCAGCGGCGAGGTGCCGAACAGCCACGGCGAGTGCGGGTCGCCCTCCCGGTCGGAGAACGCGTGGTGGCGCCGGTGGTCGGCCACCCAGGTGATCACCGACCCCTGCGCGGCCAGCCCACCGGCCACCGCCAGGGCCACCCGCAGCGCGCGGTTGGCCTTGAACGCGCCGTGGGTGAAGTAGCGGTGGTAACCCACCGTGATGCCCAACCCGGACACGACGTAGAACCCGGCACCGACGGCGATCTCCGTCCAGCCGATCCCCCACCCCCACACCGCGGGGACCACGGCGACCAGGGCGAGGAACGGGATGATCAGGAAGAGCCGGATGGTCACCAGTTCCGCGCGCCCCGCCGGGGCGCCGAGGACCGGTTTGGCCGCCGGGCGGGGCTCGTCGACGGTGGGTGTGATCGTGGTCATGTCCTGCCTTCACTCCTGCGTACATGGGGGGCGGCCGCCATGGCCGGGCCCGCGGTTCGGGTGCGTCCGGGATCGCCCGACGCGGCCGTCCGCGGCCAACTCGATCGAACCGGGCAGCAGCCGGGCACCGCCGGGCTCCACCCGACCGGTGTCGCGCCTGGGGCCACCGCCTCTTGTCCCCCCCGACGGTACGCGGCCCCAGGAGAGGTGACCGTGTGGTGACCCCGCCCTGCGGCTGAGCTCACCATTAGCCCAGGTCACCGCCCCGCTCAGGACAACGGCCGCACGATCGGCGCCCAACCCACGCTGTCAAGCGCCCGCATGCCCGCGCGGCGGGACGACCAGTCCGTGCTCGATGGCGTAGAGCGCCATCTGCACTCGGTTGCGCGTCCCGGTTTTGCGGGCGATCGCGGCGTTGTGCGAATCGAGCGTGCGCACGCTGATGTTCAACCTCTTGGCGATGTCCTCTCGTGACAACCCTTCCGAAACGGCCTCCAGAACCTCGCACTCCCGAGGGGTGAGGCGGTGTCGCCGCACCTCTTGCTTTGGTTCGTTGGCAGCCCGCCGCGCGGCTGGATGACCCCAGTGGGTCTGGCCGTTCGCGATGGCGCCGACCGCTTGGACGAGTTCGTCGCCGCTGACGTCCTTGAGGAGAAAACCGCGGGCGCCCGCATGGACCGCGTCCCGCGCCGTCGGGTCATCGGAGTACGAGGTCAGGATGAGGACACGGGCGTCCGACCGATGCGTGAGGATCTCAGCGGTGGCGTCGATGCCGTTCCCGCTCGGCATCCGCACGTCCATCACAACGACGTCCGGCTCGACCTCCAGCACCATCGCCACCGCCGCGGGCGTATCAGTGGCAGTACCCACGATCTCGAAGCCCCCGTCCTCGAGGAGCACACGCAGGCCGTCAAGGACCACTTGGTGGTCATCGACGATTGCGACGCGGAGTCGCGTGGCAGCATGTGCCGCCAAGGCAGCAGTCTTCCCAGATCCAGTACCTACCGTGACGATCACACCTGACGCCGCGGCCCACAGTTGGCGAAACCGCTCGGTGTCGCCGTCCAGCGCGGTGACGATGTCGTGCACGGTGGCCCACCTAGGTACCCGATCAGCCGTGAGCGCCCGGTGCACGGTGTCACGGCTGAGCGCGGTCCGTTCGGCGATGGCGCGCACGGTTGGCGCACCAGCGGCGACGTACAGATCCCTCAGCGCCGTGAAGAGGGCCTTTCCCGCCTCCCCCGGTGGCTCGCCGAAGGTGATCACCGCGGATCAGCGGCGCGTGCGGCCACCCACAGCTCGTGGAACCGGTGAGCGTCGCCACCCAGCGCACGCACCACCAACTCGAGGTTGTGCCACCGCGGTGCTCGATCGGCAGCCAGCACCCGGTGCACGGTGTCACGGCTGATCCGGCCGCCACACCGCAACGCTACGTCCCGCACCGTCGGCTCCCCCGCCGTGACATGCAGCAGGCGCAGTTCGGCGAGCAATGCGGCCAACACGGGGTCGGCAACCACCGGCTTCCGTATCGGCACTGGTCCTCCGTGTCCGAGTTTGTCAGAACCTGTCGCATGCCCTAGTGGTTTTCCCTACTAGTGAACCACCATCTACTCACCGGAGGAAGGGCGGCACGGTGGGCGTGGTCGAACTGGTCAGCGCTGGCACGGCGGCGTCCGTTGTCGCGACTTGTCTCACCCGGTACCTGATCATCCGCGCCGCGTTGCGCGGGACCAAGCCCGCCGAACGACCGGCCATCCTCCGCGCCCTGTCCACCGTTCTCGGCTTCCGCCGACGGGGGCGGTAGCGCTACCCACGGTTTCCACGGTTGTTTCCGCCGGGACCGGACCCGATAGTCGCCTTGGCCACCAGCGGATGTCCCCGCCGGTGGTCCGGTCACCGGGCCCCGACCGTTCGATTCCCTGCAACCGAAGGACATCGAAGTGAGAGAGCGCAAGCTGTTGCTCGCCGTCGCGGTGGCTTTGGCCGTGGTGGCGGTTCCGGTCGCGAACGCGGCTGAGGGGCCCGCGGTCGCGGCGACGCCGACCGATCAGCTCAAGGTGCCCGGGGGTAGCGCCCAGGTGGTCAACGGGCAGCGGACCACCGTGCGGGAGAACCCGTTCGTCATCGCCGGGATGCGGGCCGGGGGCGGTGGGCCGCAGGGCCAGTCGTGCACCGCGTCCGTGGTCGGCAAGCGCAAGATCATCACCGCCGCGCATTGCATGGTCGACGCGACCGGCGCTAAGCACTACCTCTACGGCGACGACGACCTCAACACCACCGGGGACGAGACCTTCCGCACGAAGCTGCTCTCGTACAAGACCCACCCGAAGTACACCGGGACCGGCGGCTGGCAGACCGGCTACGACGTCGCCGTCGTCACCACCGAGGACGACCTGCCGGTGCCCGAGAGCCAGTGGGCGAAGGTGGCCGGGTCCGGCGACACCGCGCTGACCCAGCCCGGCAAGAGCGGCACCGCGGTCGGCTACGGCCGGACCTCGGCCAACGGCGGCTCCGGCGTGCTCTACAAGACGACGCTGCCGGTCAACGACGCCGCCAACTGCCAGGTGTTCAACATCCGGGTCAACCCCGACCTGATGCTGTGCATCGGCTACAACGACGGCCGCACCGCGACCTGCACCGGCGACAGCGGCGGCCCGTTCACCGTCGACGGGGTGATCGTCGGGGTGGTGTCGTGGGGGTCCAGCGGCTGCGACCGCTACAGCATCATGGCGCGGCTGACCAACGAGATGGGCGACTGGGCCCGGTCGGAGATCGGCGGCACTCCCCCGACCGACGGCAAGTTCACCGTGGCGGTGTCCCCGGCCGCGGGCCGCGCCGACCCGGGCAAGTACATCTCGGCGACCGTGGCGACCACCGTCGGTGACCAGTCCGAGCGTCTGGAGCTCTCCGCGACCGGGCAGCCCTCGGGCGTCGCGGTGAAGTTCCAGCCCGCCTCGATCAACTCCGGTGAGTCGGCCAAGGTCACCTTCGACGTGGCGGCCGGGGCGGCCAAGGGCAGCTACCCGATCACGGTGTCGGCCAAGGGCACCAGCGGGACGAAGACGGCGACCTACACGCTCACCGTCGGCGACGGCGGGTCCACCGACGGTCCCAAGCCGACCGCTTCGCCTTCGTCGGCGACGGTGAGCCGGGGCGGGAGCGTGAAGGCCACCGTCACCGTGGCGGGCGGGACCGGCGCGAGCAAGCTGTCGGCGACCGGTCTGGCGTTCGCGCCGATGTTCTTCCCGTTCAGCGTCACCCCGGGCGGCAGCAGCCAGATGTCGCTGTTCGCCCCGTTCCAACCCGGCACCTACAAGGTCGTGATCACCGCGACCGACACGGCGGGCAAGACCGGTCAGACCGAGTTCACGCTCACCGTGACCTGAGCCTCGGCAGGGTAGCGGAGGACGGCGGTGCGGTCGGGCGATCCCCGGCCGCACCGCCCATCGGCGTTCCCAGAACCGTTGTGACGCCGGGGAAGTGATGACTTCCGGCGGCCATTCGGGGTCGGTATGCTCCACCCGTGGGCTACCAGGCCGATCGTGCAGCGGAGCGCGGCGCACCGGGCGTCTGGTTCCGGCCCGCCGTGACCGCTCCGGTGGCCAGGGACCGCGAGCTGGCCGCGCTGACCGAGGCCGCGAAGTGGCCGCCGTCGCTGGTGCTGGTCGAAGGGGTCGCCGGGGTCGGCAAGGGCACCCTGGTCGCCGAACTGGTGCGGCGGCAACGGATCGAGCACTGGGTCGCGGCCCGCCGGTGCGACCCGTCGAGGCACCAGACCCCGTTCGGGGTCTTGGTCGACCTGCTGAGCACGTACCCGCGCGCGCTCGGTCCACTCGGGCAGGCAGCGGGCGCGGTCGGCTCGCTGGTGCCCGAACTCGCCGACCGACTACCGTCCTCATCGGACACGTCAGCCGCCGCGGTCGCCACCGGGTTGCGCGAGGTGATCGGCGCCATGGGGCGGGTGACATTGGTGGTTGAAGACGCGCAGTGGGCCGACAAGTGGAGTCTGCGGGTCTTGCGGGCGATCGTGGACGACCCACCTGCGGCTCTGACTCTGGTCCTCACTTACCGGCCGGAGCAGGTCGGTGCCAGCGGTCCGCTGGGACCACGATCCGGGCGGATGAACCGGACCAGGATCGTGGTGGAGCCCCTGGGGCGCGACGGGGTTGAGCTGCTCGCGGCGGAAGTGGTGGGCGAGGTGTCGAGCGCGGCGGTGGACGCGTTGTGGCGGCGCACAGCGGGATTGCCGTTCGCGGTCGCTGAACTCGTTGGCGCGATGGGTGATCCGGCTGTACTCCGGGATGCTGATGGCACCTCGGCGGAACAGGCGCTCGACCGGGCTCCCGTGCCGTGGTCGGTCCGCGAGGAGATGACCGACCAGGTGCGACGACTCAGCACCGCGGCGGCCTCCGTCGTTCGCGCGGCAGCGGTGCTGCGGGTTCCGGTGCCCGCTCAGGTGTTGTGCGCGGTGGCGGGTGCGGAGATGATCGAGGTGGGCCGGTTGCTCCGCCGAGCCGTGCTGGTCGAGACGGGGCCACACATCGGGATCCGGTACCCGCTCGCTGCTCGAGCGGTGTACGAGTCGATGCCCAGCGGCGAGCGGCGGCGGTTGCACGAGCGCGCTTTGGCCGTGCTCGGGGGAGAGTGGCCCGCGCACCAACTGGCGACGCACGCGCGGGGTGCGGGCGCGGTCCGGGAGTGGGTGCGCCACGGTGTGCGCGCGGCGGAGGAGGCGATGGCGGCAGGGGACGATGACACCGCTTTGGGGTGGCTGACCGACCTGGTGGCCGAACCCGCTTTGCCCGCCGAGGAATTGGCCCGGCTCGTGACCATCCTCTGTGGACACGGTCTTCGCGGCGGCGGGCATCGGGAGGTGATTCCAGTGCTGGAGCGGCTGTTCACCGACCAGCGGTTGCCGGAGCGGGTGCGCGCCGAGGTCGCGATCGGGCTCGGTCTGCTGCTCATGCGCGCACCGGGCGACCTGCCGCGCGCCGACATCAAGATCCGGTCGGCGGTGCGCACCCCTGGGGTCGCCGAGGCGTGGAGCCTGCGCGGGGTGGCGATCTTCGGAATGCCCTACCTCGGCAACCGGTCGGTCGAGGAGTGCCGCCGCTGGCAGAACCTGGTGTTCGAGCGCATCGGTGCGATGCCCAGAGGTCCGGCTCGCACCGCACTGCTGGCCAGCATGGTGCAGTCGCGGCTGACCCTCGGCGACGCCAGTGCGGCCGACCTGGAGGACTTGCTGCCGTCAGCGGTCGACCCGCACGACCTCGAGCACCTGGAGCAACTGAGCCGCGCGCGGTGCAACCTCGCGGACGTGTGCGCGTGGCTCGGCCACTACGACCACGCCAGGGCACTGCTCGCCGAGGGTCTGCGCGGGGCGGCGTCCGCGCCGTACGTGCGCAGCACCGGGCTGGGCACCGAAGTCAGGCTCGACTGGATGGCCGGGCGCTGGGCCGGGTTGGCCGAGCGCGCGGAGGCGATCGCCGTCGCCAACGCCGGGTCGTTGCCGGTCGCGGGTGAGATGCGTTTGGTCCAGGGGTGGCTGGCGATCGCGGCGGGTGACCTCGCGCGGGCCAAGAAGTGCTTGCGCGAGACGGGGATGACCGATCCGGAGACCGGTGTCGCTCCCGTGGTGCTGTCAGCCATCGCGGCGATGACCACCTTGCTGTTGGACCGAGGTGACATCCGATCGGCCTGCACGCACGCCGACGCCGGTGTCGCACTCTTGCGCCACCAACGGGTCTGGGCCTGGGCAGGCGACCTCACCCCGGTAGCCGTCGCCGCTTACGCAGCCGCGCAACGCTTCGAAGACGCCCGGCGACTGATCGACCAGGCCGCGACCGGCATCGCCACCCTGGACGGCCCCTTCCTGAGCGCAGCCCTCAACACGGCCCGAGCCCACTTGGCAGCCGCCACCGAACCACCCCACACCGCCGCCTCCCTGTACACCGCCGCCGCGGCCGAACACCAGAGCCTCGGCCTGCCCCACATCGCCGCCACCCTCACCGAACGCGCCGCCCTCCTAGGAGCACCCCACTCGTTCCTGGACCTGGCCAAGACCTACGAATCCCTCGGCGCCGTCATCGC
It includes:
- a CDS encoding acyl-CoA desaturase encodes the protein MTTITPTVDEPRPAAKPVLGAPAGRAELVTIRLFLIIPFLALVAVVPAVWGWGIGWTEIAVGAGFYVVSGLGITVGYHRYFTHGAFKANRALRVALAVAGGLAAQGSVITWVADHRRHHAFSDREGDPHSPWLFGTSPLALAKGFWHAHMGWLFGSDRTNVERFAPDLAADPDIRAVDRLFPLWVVLSVGLPGVLVGLITWSWWGLLTGFLWAGLARVAFLHHITWSVNSICHMVGDRPFTSRDKSANFWPLAILSFGESWHNLHHADPTSARHGVRRGQFDISARVIWLFEKAGWARNVRWPDERRLARLTVAPAE
- a CDS encoding response regulator; amino-acid sequence: MITFGEPPGEAGKALFTALRDLYVAAGAPTVRAIAERTALSRDTVHRALTADRVPRWATVHDIVTALDGDTERFRQLWAAASGVIVTVGTGSGKTAALAAHAATRLRVAIVDDHQVVLDGLRVLLEDGGFEIVGTATDTPAAVAMVLEVEPDVVVMDVRMPSGNGIDATAEILTHRSDARVLILTSYSDDPTARDAVHAGARGFLLKDVSGDELVQAVGAIANGQTHWGHPAARRAANEPKQEVRRHRLTPRECEVLEAVSEGLSREDIAKRLNISVRTLDSHNAAIARKTGTRNRVQMALYAIEHGLVVPPRGHAGA
- a CDS encoding ATP-binding protein, producing the protein MGYQADRAAERGAPGVWFRPAVTAPVARDRELAALTEAAKWPPSLVLVEGVAGVGKGTLVAELVRRQRIEHWVAARRCDPSRHQTPFGVLVDLLSTYPRALGPLGQAAGAVGSLVPELADRLPSSSDTSAAAVATGLREVIGAMGRVTLVVEDAQWADKWSLRVLRAIVDDPPAALTLVLTYRPEQVGASGPLGPRSGRMNRTRIVVEPLGRDGVELLAAEVVGEVSSAAVDALWRRTAGLPFAVAELVGAMGDPAVLRDADGTSAEQALDRAPVPWSVREEMTDQVRRLSTAAASVVRAAAVLRVPVPAQVLCAVAGAEMIEVGRLLRRAVLVETGPHIGIRYPLAARAVYESMPSGERRRLHERALAVLGGEWPAHQLATHARGAGAVREWVRHGVRAAEEAMAAGDDDTALGWLTDLVAEPALPAEELARLVTILCGHGLRGGGHREVIPVLERLFTDQRLPERVRAEVAIGLGLLLMRAPGDLPRADIKIRSAVRTPGVAEAWSLRGVAIFGMPYLGNRSVEECRRWQNLVFERIGAMPRGPARTALLASMVQSRLTLGDASAADLEDLLPSAVDPHDLEHLEQLSRARCNLADVCAWLGHYDHARALLAEGLRGAASAPYVRSTGLGTEVRLDWMAGRWAGLAERAEAIAVANAGSLPVAGEMRLVQGWLAIAAGDLARAKKCLRETGMTDPETGVAPVVLSAIAAMTTLLLDRGDIRSACTHADAGVALLRHQRVWAWAGDLTPVAVAAYAAAQRFEDARRLIDQAATGIATLDGPFLSAALNTARAHLAAATEPPHTAASLYTAAAAEHQSLGLPHIAATLTERAALLGAPHSFLDLAKTYESLGAVIAAARCRHHARRAGTPVRSTRGRRGYGRSLSPRETEIAHLLADGRTNREIAETLFLSRRTVEDHVANILRKHGSPTRAAYVADN
- a CDS encoding WGR domain-containing protein → MSATTYLELSETGGGAHKFYEVRVEDTEVTITYGRIGEQGQVRTAAFADHAKALAAAAKKVGEKVRKGYAPAVKGERQRRPVSRREIVSTRSTARQAPVLWRFASGAPAFGIFIGEDRAWVGNENGDVYTLTHDGQVTGRFGLPDSVKCIVADDFWVYAGCDDGNVYDLGAKVPRVAYEIAGDVDIYWLDIHDGVLGVSDRHGGVTVVDHEDEFQWSRPSTGDSAWMVRNSAEGVFHGDSSGVTHYSGRGDRVWHTDTSGSVLFGWQERAEVFAGTSRGWVHRFAKSDGRERAAYRCDAAVFSCATSPDGEFVFAGDNQSSVYCFAADGTRLWKLGTGCGSAYSMQYRDERLYLVTTDGSLACVDASPAAVHAAEQGQLPTRHDIKAGSLDRVEATAEVEVITAPTDGVIVECVQHNGRVRVHVVSEGYDSSWGVQFPKNIRVPGARYVVTEVITSASGSFYRARGEIKRIR
- a CDS encoding trypsin-like serine protease → MRERKLLLAVAVALAVVAVPVANAAEGPAVAATPTDQLKVPGGSAQVVNGQRTTVRENPFVIAGMRAGGGGPQGQSCTASVVGKRKIITAAHCMVDATGAKHYLYGDDDLNTTGDETFRTKLLSYKTHPKYTGTGGWQTGYDVAVVTTEDDLPVPESQWAKVAGSGDTALTQPGKSGTAVGYGRTSANGGSGVLYKTTLPVNDAANCQVFNIRVNPDLMLCIGYNDGRTATCTGDSGGPFTVDGVIVGVVSWGSSGCDRYSIMARLTNEMGDWARSEIGGTPPTDGKFTVAVSPAAGRADPGKYISATVATTVGDQSERLELSATGQPSGVAVKFQPASINSGESAKVTFDVAAGAAKGSYPITVSAKGTSGTKTATYTLTVGDGGSTDGPKPTASPSSATVSRGGSVKATVTVAGGTGASKLSATGLAFAPMFFPFSVTPGGSSQMSLFAPFQPGTYKVVITATDTAGKTGQTEFTLTVT